A genomic region of Methanobacterium sp. SMA-27 contains the following coding sequences:
- the aksF gene encoding homoisocitrate dehydrogenase gives MYKITLIPGDGVGPEVIQALLHILEAVDLKLDYTMACAGNACFQDTGSTIPDETILKAKRSDATLFGAVTTVPGQKSAIITLRKELDMYANIRPVKSYPGTNCFYNDLDLVIVRENTEGLYSGIEEYTTDGATALRVITNDASEKICKFAFEYAEKNDRKKVTAIHKANVLKKTDGIFKDAFYRISNDFPKIRSEDKYVDVAAMFLITKPHNFDVIVTTNLFGDILSDEGAGLVGGLGMVPSANIGDNNALFEPVHGSAPDIAGFGISNPSAMILSAVMMMDYLGETSEARKLENALLDVLNERKFLTPDLGGSSKTMEMAEEIRSKLI, from the coding sequence ATGTACAAAATAACTTTGATTCCAGGAGATGGAGTGGGGCCAGAAGTTATCCAAGCCCTTTTACACATACTTGAAGCAGTTGATCTTAAACTAGATTATACGATGGCTTGTGCTGGAAATGCATGTTTCCAAGATACAGGAAGCACTATTCCTGATGAAACAATATTAAAAGCAAAAAGATCTGATGCAACACTTTTCGGAGCGGTTACAACTGTTCCAGGGCAGAAAAGTGCAATAATTACTTTGAGAAAGGAATTAGATATGTATGCTAATATCAGGCCTGTAAAATCATATCCTGGCACGAACTGTTTTTACAATGACCTTGATCTGGTAATAGTAAGAGAGAACACAGAGGGACTCTACTCAGGCATAGAAGAATACACAACTGATGGCGCAACAGCTTTAAGAGTCATTACGAATGATGCATCTGAGAAAATATGCAAATTTGCATTTGAATATGCAGAGAAAAATGATCGAAAAAAAGTAACTGCAATTCACAAGGCCAATGTATTGAAGAAAACTGATGGAATTTTTAAGGATGCATTTTATAGAATTTCAAATGATTTCCCTAAAATTCGTTCAGAAGATAAATACGTTGATGTTGCTGCTATGTTCCTAATAACTAAGCCGCATAATTTTGATGTGATAGTCACAACCAATCTTTTTGGTGACATTCTCTCTGATGAAGGTGCGGGATTAGTAGGTGGCTTGGGAATGGTTCCATCTGCAAATATTGGGGATAATAATGCATTATTTGAACCTGTTCATGGTTCTGCACCGGATATAGCAGGTTTTGGAATTTCAAATCCATCCGCCATGATATTATCAGCTGTGATGATGATGGATTACCTTGGAGAAACTTCAGAAGCTCGAAAACTCGAGAATGCTCTTTTGGATGTGTTAAATGAAAGAAAATTTTTAACACCAGATCTGGGAGGATCGTCAAAAACCATGGAAATGGCAGAAGAAATAAGATCTAAACTTATTTGA
- a CDS encoding HEAT repeat domain-containing protein, whose product MERETNIERLIQTLKDDDELVQMQAVGLLEEIGEPAVEQLMVSAEDNDKNIRRGSIRVLGIIGDDRAVNVLINSLRDPNKWVRREASTALGNIGDPAVDSLIITLKDEDWRVRGAAAWALGKIANKKAVEPLIETMDDDSGFVRGGAAWALGNIGDKRAIEPLKKALNDESSYVKRVAEKFLKKLE is encoded by the coding sequence ATGGAACGTGAAACAAACATTGAAAGACTAATTCAGACACTTAAAGATGATGATGAACTTGTTCAAATGCAGGCAGTGGGACTTTTAGAGGAGATAGGCGAACCTGCTGTCGAACAGTTAATGGTTTCTGCAGAGGATAATGATAAGAACATTCGGAGAGGTTCAATACGTGTTCTTGGAATTATTGGTGATGATCGGGCCGTTAATGTTCTAATAAATTCTCTTAGAGATCCAAATAAATGGGTTAGAAGAGAAGCTTCAACTGCTCTTGGGAACATAGGCGATCCTGCGGTAGATTCACTAATTATTACACTAAAAGATGAAGATTGGAGGGTTAGAGGCGCTGCTGCTTGGGCATTAGGTAAAATAGCTAATAAAAAAGCTGTAGAACCTCTTATTGAAACCATGGATGATGATAGTGGCTTTGTTAGAGGAGGGGCTGCTTGGGCTCTTGGTAATATTGGGGATAAAAGAGCAATAGAACCTCTGAAAAAAGCTTTAAATGATGAAAGTAGTTATGTGAAAAGGGTAGCAGAGAAATTTCTTAAAAAACTTGAGTAA
- a CDS encoding malate dehydrogenase: MKVSVIGASGRVGKATAFSLAEENSVNDLVLISRKESIDKVEGEALDMYDALAAKDVNVKITASYDFEDVKGSDVVVLSAGQPRSAGMSRMDVAVPNAKIVAEYSRAIAKFAPDSIILVVTNPVDIMTYVALKASGFDKNKVFGLGNHLDSLRLKNLISQHFNIHVSEIHTRVMGEHGDNMVPIMSSTSIGGILLKYFKGYDDFDMDRTVEKVKNAGNYVIKKKGATEYGPAFAISNIVTIVLNDEKKILTVSAFLESEIEGVENVCLGVPVKLGLKGIERIIPIIMTERERKAFLKAAESVKKATDEVVAEINM; this comes from the coding sequence TTGAAAGTTAGTGTAATCGGAGCATCAGGCAGAGTAGGAAAAGCAACTGCATTCAGTCTAGCTGAAGAAAATTCTGTAAATGACTTGGTGCTTATATCACGAAAAGAGAGCATTGATAAAGTTGAAGGTGAAGCATTGGATATGTACGATGCCCTGGCTGCTAAAGATGTCAATGTTAAAATAACAGCATCTTATGATTTTGAAGATGTTAAAGGTTCAGATGTTGTTGTTCTAAGTGCAGGACAGCCAAGAAGTGCTGGGATGTCGAGGATGGATGTTGCTGTACCCAATGCAAAGATTGTTGCAGAATACTCCCGGGCTATTGCAAAATTTGCACCAGATTCCATAATACTGGTTGTAACAAATCCTGTTGACATAATGACCTATGTTGCATTAAAAGCATCTGGATTCGACAAAAACAAAGTTTTTGGACTTGGAAATCACTTGGATTCACTCAGACTTAAAAATCTAATTTCCCAACATTTCAATATCCATGTTAGCGAGATCCATACAAGGGTGATGGGGGAACATGGCGATAACATGGTGCCAATTATGAGTTCAACATCAATAGGTGGAATATTACTCAAATATTTTAAGGGCTATGATGATTTTGACATGGACCGAACAGTTGAAAAGGTTAAAAATGCTGGTAACTATGTTATTAAAAAGAAGGGAGCAACAGAATATGGACCTGCTTTTGCAATCTCAAACATTGTTACTATTGTCTTGAATGATGAAAAGAAGATATTAACAGTCAGTGCATTTCTAGAAAGTGAAATAGAAGGTGTTGAGAATGTATGTTTAGGAGTCCCTGTTAAACTGGGTTTAAAAGGTATAGAAAGGATAATTCCAATAATTATGACTGAAAGAGAAAGAAAAGCATTTTTAAAAGCGGCTGAATCTGTTAAAAAAGCAACTGATGAAGTTGTTGCTGAAATAAATATGTGA
- the pdxT gene encoding pyridoxal 5'-phosphate synthase glutaminase subunit PdxT yields MISIGILDLQGDVSEHFEATIKSLKKMDIESQVLKVKTVSDLSKCDGLIISGGESTVIGKLMDKTGMNQAIIDQNIPILGTCAGMVLLASETDYEQSLLGLINMKVKRNGFGRQKASFEEELEIFGSKYAGVFIRAPYVEELKDGVVLAKLKSKIVAVASGKHIATAFHPELTDDTRIHEYFIKEVLKCVE; encoded by the coding sequence ATGATAAGCATAGGAATTTTAGACTTACAAGGTGATGTTTCAGAACATTTCGAAGCCACTATCAAATCTCTGAAAAAAATGGATATTGAATCACAGGTCTTAAAGGTGAAAACAGTTTCAGATCTTTCAAAATGCGATGGACTTATTATTTCTGGAGGAGAAAGTACAGTCATTGGCAAGCTTATGGATAAAACTGGTATGAACCAGGCAATAATTGACCAAAACATTCCCATATTGGGAACTTGCGCCGGAATGGTACTACTTGCATCAGAAACAGATTATGAACAATCATTACTTGGACTTATAAATATGAAAGTCAAAAGAAATGGTTTTGGTCGCCAAAAGGCATCATTTGAAGAAGAACTCGAAATTTTCGGCAGTAAATATGCCGGAGTTTTTATAAGAGCACCTTATGTTGAAGAATTAAAAGATGGAGTGGTACTCGCTAAACTCAAGAGTAAAATTGTTGCAGTGGCATCTGGAAAACATATTGCCACAGCATTTCATCCTGAGCTTACAGATGATACTAGGATTCATGAGTACTTCATTAAGGAGGTATTGAAGTGTGTGGAATAG
- a CDS encoding glutamine amidotransferase, producing the protein MCGIAGVVFKDRKLHPVGDALTKMLDALQHRGPDSAGFAIYGGLGLEENEYLLNIEVKEKPGLLEAVKNTVNIATPIKKEEIIPSVENYIIYRCKIGLKSFSELKPLIMDIDKIDDVIVLNGAHSFEMIKDIGLVKDIAARYDTRSKMGTHGIGHTRFSTESIVDRYHAHPFQSYIIPDITVVHNGQITNYWKIRDPLERKGHIFETNNDTECIVHYIADKLSDGYKLEEALEQSVKDMDGPFSYIVGTPDGVGIAKDQLGLRPGVIAENNEVFAIASEEVSLREVMDTHDIDQISPGETRAYTI; encoded by the coding sequence GTGTGTGGAATAGCAGGAGTTGTATTTAAAGACAGAAAACTTCACCCAGTAGGTGATGCTCTCACCAAGATGTTGGATGCATTACAACATAGAGGGCCAGATTCTGCGGGTTTTGCAATATATGGCGGTTTAGGATTGGAAGAAAATGAGTACCTTCTAAACATTGAAGTCAAAGAAAAACCAGGTCTTCTTGAAGCCGTGAAAAACACTGTAAATATAGCAACACCTATTAAAAAAGAGGAAATAATCCCCTCTGTTGAAAATTATATAATATATCGCTGCAAAATTGGACTAAAATCTTTTTCAGAACTAAAACCACTTATAATGGATATAGATAAGATAGATGATGTTATTGTGCTCAATGGAGCTCACTCATTTGAAATGATAAAAGATATTGGTCTAGTAAAAGACATAGCAGCTAGATATGATACACGGTCTAAGATGGGAACACATGGAATAGGCCACACTAGGTTTTCAACCGAGAGCATTGTTGATAGATATCATGCACATCCATTTCAAAGTTATATAATACCAGATATAACTGTAGTGCACAATGGTCAAATAACCAATTATTGGAAAATAAGGGACCCATTAGAACGTAAAGGCCATATATTCGAAACCAACAACGACACAGAATGTATAGTACATTACATAGCAGATAAACTTTCAGATGGATATAAACTTGAAGAAGCCCTTGAACAGTCTGTTAAGGACATGGACGGACCTTTTTCATATATAGTTGGAACACCAGATGGTGTTGGAATAGCAAAGGATCAACTCGGGCTTAGGCCTGGAGTTATTGCTGAAAATAATGAGGTCTTTGCAATAGCGTCAGAAGAAGTTTCTCTACGTGAAGTAATGGATACACACGATATAGACCAGATATCCCCTGGAGAAACAAGGGCTTACACAATTTAA
- a CDS encoding GXGXG domain-containing protein, with translation MSEFIINAEHQPPREVNRTIKKAATEYDKITIKNPNAMHYLAAGLVDPVELIIEGSAGYFAGTMIHGAKIHIKENAGWFPADNMTEGEVIIDGSAGDGVGQGIYGGTVVVKRDVGSRTGEIMKNGTIIVGGNSGFMSGLFMMGGRIIILGDISEDAGESIIRGAIYVRGNIKSLGKNAKVEKLTNEDENELKELLPKYGFDLEENDYSSFKKIVPRSNRPFYGKESEEG, from the coding sequence ATGAGTGAATTTATAATCAATGCTGAGCACCAACCTCCAAGGGAAGTTAATCGTACCATTAAGAAAGCAGCAACAGAATATGATAAAATAACCATTAAAAACCCAAATGCAATGCACTATCTTGCAGCAGGATTAGTAGACCCTGTTGAACTCATTATAGAAGGTTCAGCCGGTTATTTCGCAGGCACAATGATACATGGTGCAAAAATACACATTAAAGAAAATGCAGGATGGTTTCCAGCAGATAACATGACCGAAGGAGAAGTTATTATAGATGGATCTGCAGGTGACGGTGTGGGACAGGGAATATATGGCGGAACAGTTGTAGTGAAAAGGGACGTAGGCTCAAGAACTGGAGAAATCATGAAAAACGGCACCATAATAGTTGGTGGAAATTCAGGCTTTATGAGCGGACTATTCATGATGGGTGGCCGTATAATCATCCTAGGAGATATATCAGAGGATGCAGGAGAATCAATAATTAGGGGAGCAATCTATGTCAGGGGAAATATAAAAAGCCTTGGCAAAAATGCAAAGGTTGAAAAATTAACAAACGAAGATGAAAATGAACTTAAGGAGTTACTTCCAAAATATGGCTTTGATCTGGAAGAAAATGACTATAGTTCCTTTAAAAAAATAGTTCCACGTTCTAACAGGCCATTTTATGGTAAGGAATCTGAGGAGGGATGA
- a CDS encoding Coenzyme F420 hydrogenase/dehydrogenase, beta subunit C-terminal domain, with translation MGETITKLGKVAMVGTPCHMVAATKLGRFSDILGETPIDIKIGLFCMENFSYSYMKKLLEENNVDMNDVKECRIEKNFLWFYLKEDQLFKIPIEKARSCIRKNCNICMDFTSELSDVSVGSVGSEKGWSTIIIRTDKGLELVKNAEDNNYIETKPIEESGIKIIEKLANKKKKENLEEIIKRERVGRPVIYRRQMPIDEFTEEVSKCQFQDLKGDVIDIGACVLCGACNYVCPEEIIKIEDRKPQLKGKCPEGCNLCYVACPRTYIPDDILSKEADKKPLGDYIKILSAKAPMLKGQDGGVATALLDYALSKKLVDDVIVVDKSDSEAWKPEAKITNNVADVLKAAGTKYAACSVFTPLKELNKGNGGV, from the coding sequence ATGGGAGAAACAATCACGAAACTGGGAAAAGTGGCAATGGTTGGAACACCATGCCATATGGTAGCAGCTACTAAACTAGGAAGATTCTCAGATATCCTTGGAGAAACACCCATCGACATTAAAATTGGACTCTTCTGCATGGAAAACTTTTCTTACAGTTACATGAAAAAACTACTTGAAGAAAATAATGTCGATATGAATGATGTTAAAGAATGTAGAATAGAAAAAAATTTCCTATGGTTCTATTTGAAAGAAGATCAGTTATTTAAGATACCCATTGAAAAAGCTAGATCATGTATTCGTAAAAACTGCAACATATGTATGGATTTCACATCTGAACTTTCAGATGTCTCTGTTGGTTCTGTTGGTTCTGAAAAAGGATGGTCAACCATTATAATCAGAACAGATAAGGGTCTTGAACTTGTTAAAAATGCAGAGGACAATAATTACATAGAAACCAAACCCATTGAAGAATCAGGAATTAAAATAATTGAAAAACTTGCCAACAAAAAGAAAAAAGAAAATTTAGAAGAAATAATCAAAAGGGAAAGAGTTGGAAGGCCTGTTATCTACAGAAGGCAAATGCCTATTGATGAATTCACTGAAGAAGTTTCAAAATGTCAGTTTCAAGATCTCAAAGGAGATGTGATTGACATTGGTGCATGTGTACTATGTGGTGCATGCAATTATGTGTGTCCAGAAGAAATAATTAAAATCGAAGATAGAAAACCCCAATTAAAGGGAAAATGCCCTGAGGGATGTAACCTTTGTTATGTTGCATGTCCAAGAACTTACATACCCGATGATATTCTAAGCAAAGAAGCTGATAAGAAACCTTTGGGAGATTATATCAAAATATTATCTGCAAAAGCACCAATGCTTAAGGGGCAAGATGGTGGTGTTGCAACAGCACTTTTAGATTATGCATTATCTAAAAAATTAGTCGATGACGTAATCGTTGTTGATAAAAGCGATTCAGAAGCTTGGAAACCTGAAGCAAAAATAACCAATAATGTTGCAGATGTGTTAAAAGCTGCCGGAACCAAATACGCAGCTTGTAGTGTTTTTACACCGCTTAAAGAATTAAATAAGGGAAATGGAGGAGTTTAA
- a CDS encoding glutamate synthase-related protein, with amino-acid sequence MPFKVERNQSLCRRNFDRPGCCWYMCDNRDEELCKNCYSCVNNCPHDVYEIIDDEPYPLHHENCVGCRICEEMCPNNAIEVNAVPEDRRNVWSLGDIVEIGRKSTEGSYKVRGCGATRVIPTFDDLVVIPAQVSRPPIDKYREPCNTKVTLGARYAENPLVLDTPIMIAAMSFGALSKEAKIALAMGATLAGTATNTGEGGMLPEERRYASKLIAQYASGRFGVSAKYLNNSEAVEIKIGQGAKSGMGGHLLGEKVTADVSRIRMIPEGTDALSPARHMDIVGPEDLSMKISQLREITDWKIPIIVKFTSGRVSDDVKIAAKAGADIIVVDGMQGGTGAGPDIVTEHSGVPTIAAIVEADEALKQINLREKVNLVAGGGIRNGADVAKAIALGADAVYIATAALVSIGCRVCQMCYAGTCRKGIATQNPQLRRRLDYVEAGKRVARYIDAMTEEAVMLTQQAGNTDILKLEKDDLRALTVESSVLTGVKMAGLEAPIKY; translated from the coding sequence TTGCCATTTAAAGTTGAAAGGAACCAGAGCCTCTGCAGAAGAAATTTTGACAGACCCGGGTGCTGCTGGTATATGTGCGATAACAGAGATGAAGAATTATGTAAAAACTGTTATTCTTGCGTTAACAACTGCCCCCACGATGTCTACGAAATTATTGACGATGAACCTTACCCACTTCATCATGAAAACTGTGTTGGATGTAGAATATGCGAAGAGATGTGTCCTAATAATGCAATTGAAGTGAATGCTGTCCCTGAAGATAGAAGGAATGTTTGGTCATTAGGAGACATTGTTGAGATAGGTAGAAAATCAACAGAAGGATCCTACAAAGTTAGGGGATGTGGAGCCACCAGAGTAATTCCAACATTTGACGACCTTGTTGTTATACCTGCACAGGTTTCAAGGCCACCAATAGATAAATACAGGGAGCCATGTAATACAAAAGTTACATTAGGTGCTAGATATGCTGAAAACCCACTGGTACTTGACACACCAATAATGATAGCTGCAATGTCCTTCGGAGCATTGAGTAAAGAAGCGAAGATAGCGCTTGCAATGGGTGCAACACTTGCTGGAACAGCAACAAATACTGGTGAAGGAGGAATGCTACCTGAAGAAAGGAGATATGCATCTAAACTCATAGCACAGTATGCATCTGGAAGATTTGGTGTGTCTGCCAAATATCTGAATAACTCTGAGGCTGTTGAAATTAAAATAGGTCAAGGTGCCAAGTCAGGAATGGGAGGACATTTGCTAGGAGAGAAAGTAACAGCAGATGTTTCCCGTATCAGAATGATACCCGAGGGGACAGATGCCCTAAGTCCTGCACGTCATATGGATATTGTTGGTCCAGAGGATCTCTCTATGAAAATATCTCAACTACGTGAAATAACCGATTGGAAAATTCCTATCATTGTTAAATTCACATCTGGACGTGTAAGTGATGATGTAAAGATCGCAGCAAAGGCAGGTGCAGATATAATAGTTGTAGATGGTATGCAAGGAGGAACAGGAGCAGGTCCTGATATTGTTACCGAACATTCGGGTGTCCCTACTATTGCAGCAATTGTTGAAGCAGATGAAGCTTTAAAACAGATCAATCTAAGGGAAAAAGTGAATCTTGTTGCTGGAGGAGGTATAAGAAATGGTGCTGATGTTGCAAAGGCTATAGCATTGGGGGCTGATGCAGTTTATATAGCTACAGCTGCCCTTGTATCTATAGGTTGTAGAGTCTGCCAGATGTGCTATGCAGGAACATGCAGAAAGGGTATAGCAACACAAAATCCCCAGCTTAGAAGGCGTTTAGATTATGTTGAAGCAGGCAAACGAGTTGCCCGTTATATAGATGCCATGACTGAAGAAGCTGTAATGCTCACACAACAAGCAGGAAACACAGATATACTAAAACTTGAAAAAGACGACTTAAGGGCACTAACTGTTGAGTCATCTGTGCTTACAGGTGTTAAAATGGCAGGTTTAGAAGCGCCAATTAAATATTAA
- a CDS encoding ammonium transporter, with protein MDPFLNSGDTAWMLISTALVILMTIPGVALFYGGLIRRENVLNTIFLSFISFAIVSIIWFVYGYDLAFGADIWGFIGTLANPLFGGVIESNSLSTYAPTIPTGLYAVFQMTFAAITVALISGAVVERMKFSAWLAFIPVWITLVYIPVSHWMWGGGWLAQMGALDFAGGTVVHVNCGMAALALVLLLGARKNSQLLPHHLGYSIIGTGLLWFGWFGFNAGSALGATNLAVSAMIVTNMSAAVGMITWILMDKLETGKPTLLGALSGAIAGLAAITPAAGYVNITAAIIIGFIASICAYYAVSHLKPRLGYDDSLDVFGIHGVCGIVGTLAVGIFATPLINSAIKGGLIAGNPGQIGIQLLAVLVIGVYAFVMTLIIGKIIDMTIGLRVETKDEVQGLDINLHEESGYRLS; from the coding sequence ATGGATCCATTTCTTAACTCTGGCGATACTGCTTGGATGTTAATATCCACAGCATTAGTTATTCTGATGACAATTCCAGGTGTAGCACTCTTTTATGGAGGGCTTATCAGAAGAGAAAATGTTTTAAATACTATATTTTTATCATTTATAAGTTTTGCAATTGTGAGTATAATTTGGTTTGTATATGGATACGATCTAGCATTTGGTGCTGATATTTGGGGATTCATAGGAACATTGGCTAACCCATTATTTGGAGGAGTGATTGAATCAAATTCCCTTTCAACATATGCTCCAACAATCCCAACAGGATTATATGCAGTGTTCCAAATGACATTTGCTGCCATTACAGTAGCACTGATATCTGGTGCGGTTGTTGAAAGAATGAAATTTTCAGCATGGCTTGCTTTTATTCCTGTATGGATAACCCTGGTATACATACCAGTTTCCCACTGGATGTGGGGTGGGGGATGGTTAGCACAAATGGGTGCTCTTGACTTTGCAGGAGGTACTGTTGTCCATGTAAATTGTGGTATGGCTGCATTAGCATTAGTTCTACTTCTAGGTGCAAGAAAAAATTCACAGTTACTCCCTCATCATCTGGGATATTCTATAATAGGTACCGGACTTCTATGGTTTGGATGGTTTGGATTTAACGCAGGATCTGCATTGGGTGCAACAAATTTAGCTGTTTCAGCAATGATAGTAACTAATATGTCAGCTGCTGTGGGTATGATTACATGGATACTTATGGATAAACTAGAAACTGGTAAACCAACACTTTTAGGAGCACTTTCAGGCGCAATTGCAGGATTGGCAGCAATCACACCTGCAGCAGGTTATGTAAATATCACTGCAGCAATAATAATTGGATTCATAGCATCTATATGTGCATACTATGCAGTATCACACCTGAAACCACGGCTTGGATATGATGATTCTCTAGATGTGTTTGGGATACACGGAGTTTGTGGAATTGTTGGAACATTAGCTGTTGGAATCTTTGCTACCCCTCTAATAAATAGTGCAATAAAAGGAGGATTAATAGCAGGCAACCCTGGACAGATTGGTATCCAGCTTCTTGCTGTTTTGGTGATCGGAGTATATGCATTCGTAATGACTTTGATAATTGGTAAAATAATAGACATGACCATAGGATTAAGGGTCGAAACTAAAGATGAAGTTCAGGGTCTCGATATTAATCTACACGAGGAATCCGGTTACAGACTGTCATGA
- a CDS encoding P-II family nitrogen regulator produces the protein MKKILAIIRPDKLEEVKEALEGIGCHGLTVKEVRGRGRQLGITESYRGHDYKVDLLPKTEIEIVTKEDDIENIIQTIITKAQTGDIGDGKIFISSVEEVIRIRTGERGEKAV, from the coding sequence ATGAAAAAAATACTCGCGATCATAAGACCAGATAAATTGGAAGAAGTTAAAGAGGCCCTTGAAGGAATAGGCTGTCATGGTTTAACTGTTAAAGAAGTACGAGGAAGAGGAAGACAATTAGGTATTACAGAAAGTTACAGAGGACATGACTACAAAGTTGACCTTCTTCCCAAGACTGAAATTGAGATCGTTACAAAGGAAGATGATATAGAAAATATAATTCAAACCATAATTACGAAAGCCCAAACAGGTGATATTGGAGATGGAAAAATATTCATATCTTCTGTAGAGGAAGTAATTAGGATCCGTACTGGTGAAAGAGGAGAAAAAGCTGTATGA
- a CDS encoding ammonium transporter, with amino-acid sequence MDAVLNSGDTAWMLISTALVMLMTIPGVALFYGGLTKKENVLNTIFLSFIAFAITSIIWVIYGYPLAFGTDVMGLIGNPMNILMNGIDVNALAPLAPTIPLLVYVAFQMTFAAITVALISGAVVERMKFSSWMVFVPAWITLVYIPISHWVWGGGWLAQLGALDFAGGTVVHLNAGIAALALVLLLGKRKDIRLLPHNLGYSVIGAALLWFGWFGFNAGSALSAGGLAGSAFLATNTATAAALISWVIIDIVKTGKPTVLGAITGAVAGLVAITPAAGFVTITGAIIIGLLVSVFCYFAISTVKARFGYDDALDVFGVHAVGGAWGALATGIFAAPFINSLGTGALYGNPGQILTQIIAILSVAAYTFIMTIIIAKVIDMTMGLRVEDKEEIEGLDTHLHEESGYRI; translated from the coding sequence ATGGACGCAGTTCTTAACTCTGGTGATACAGCGTGGATGTTAATATCCACAGCCTTAGTAATGTTAATGACCATTCCAGGTGTAGCATTGTTCTACGGCGGACTTACAAAGAAAGAAAATGTATTAAACACAATATTTTTATCATTTATAGCCTTTGCGATTACAAGCATAATATGGGTAATATATGGATATCCACTTGCCTTTGGTACAGATGTAATGGGACTAATTGGTAATCCTATGAATATATTGATGAACGGTATTGATGTGAATGCACTTGCACCTTTAGCACCTACTATACCCTTGCTAGTATACGTAGCTTTCCAGATGACATTTGCAGCAATTACAGTTGCACTTATATCAGGTGCAGTAGTTGAAAGAATGAAATTCTCATCATGGATGGTGTTTGTGCCAGCATGGATTACACTTGTTTATATACCTATATCCCACTGGGTATGGGGTGGAGGATGGTTAGCACAACTTGGAGCTCTTGATTTCGCAGGAGGTACAGTTGTTCATCTGAATGCAGGTATAGCAGCACTTGCCCTTGTATTGTTGCTTGGAAAAAGGAAAGACATCAGACTTTTACCGCACAACTTAGGATATTCTGTAATAGGTGCTGCCCTTCTATGGTTCGGCTGGTTTGGATTTAATGCAGGATCTGCTCTTTCAGCAGGTGGCCTTGCAGGTTCAGCATTCCTAGCAACCAACACAGCAACCGCTGCAGCTTTAATATCATGGGTAATAATAGATATTGTGAAAACAGGTAAACCAACAGTTCTTGGAGCAATTACCGGTGCAGTAGCTGGTCTTGTTGCCATTACACCTGCAGCAGGATTTGTTACAATAACTGGAGCAATAATAATAGGTCTACTTGTATCAGTATTCTGTTACTTTGCAATATCAACGGTCAAAGCCCGCTTCGGATATGATGATGCACTAGATGTTTTCGGTGTACACGCAGTAGGTGGTGCTTGGGGAGCTTTAGCAACAGGTATATTTGCAGCCCCATTCATAAATTCTTTAGGAACCGGAGCATTATATGGTAACCCAGGACAGATTCTAACCCAAATTATAGCAATATTATCTGTGGCAGCATACACCTTTATCATGACCATAATAATAGCTAAAGTCATTGATATGACCATGGGACTTAGGGTTGAGGATAAAGAGGAGATAGAAGGACTGGATACACATCTCCATGAAGAATCAGGATACAGAATTTAA
- a CDS encoding P-II family nitrogen regulator: protein MKEITAIIRPDKLEVVKEALQEIQCNGITVTEVKGRGRQLGITESYRGRDYKVDLLPKTRLEIIVNDEDLENVIDTIVKTAQTGDIGDGKIFVSAVEEVVRIRTGERGEKAV, encoded by the coding sequence ATGAAAGAAATAACCGCAATAATCAGACCAGATAAATTAGAAGTTGTTAAAGAGGCCTTACAGGAAATTCAATGCAACGGAATTACTGTAACAGAAGTTAAAGGGCGCGGAAGACAATTGGGAATAACTGAAAGCTACAGAGGACGTGACTACAAAGTTGATTTGCTACCAAAAACAAGACTCGAAATCATTGTGAACGACGAAGATTTAGAGAATGTAATTGATACAATAGTTAAAACTGCACAAACTGGAGATATTGGAGATGGTAAAATCTTTGTATCCGCTGTAGAAGAGGTTGTAAGAATAAGAACAGGTGAAAGGGGAGAAAAAGCAGTTTAA